The segment CCGCGGCGCAACCTGATTCTTCGGCCAGTCCGGAAACTGCAAAACTTGCTGTTCCTATCCAACAGGATGAAATCAAAGCTCGCGTGATCGAAACAGAGAAAGCGGTAAGTGAAACGGTGGAACTTTCCGAGGCAGAAATCGTTGTGTCCGGCGGTCGAGGATTGAAAGGACCGGAAAACTTTCACCTGGTGCGGGACCTGGCCAGGGCTTTAGGCGCAGCCATGGGAGCTTCCCGCGCTGTTGTGGATGCGGGATGGGTCGAGCATCAGTTTCAAGTAGGACAAACGGGCAAAGTTGTCTCCCCTGTTCTTTACATTGCATGCGGAATCTCCGGAGCAATTCAACATCTTGCCGGAATGTCTTCCTCAAAATACATCGTTGCGATCAACAAGGATCCCGACGCACCTATTTTCAAAATTGCGGATTACGGTATTGTGGGTGATGTGTTTCAGGTTTTGCCGCTGCTCACAGAGGAAGTAAAGAAACTCAAAAGTGAAGCATAACGCGGCGCGAAATTCCATGATTAGAAAACTTTCAAATTATTTCTTTCAGGGGTTGATCTTTTTAGCGCCGATTGGCATCACGGCTTATGTCTTTTA is part of the bacterium genome and harbors:
- a CDS encoding electron transfer flavoprotein subunit alpha/FixB family protein is translated as MEIVVFVEVREGTARKSSLEAVSEARRWADKQSWKVAALVVGSPSDAASARVSQYKPDKVLLADDALFASYSNQSYAAALAEAVRQENAHTVFVSATAMGKEVVARTAAKFQTSVLADIVGLDWQNGWNARRPVYSGKAYAEVQSKGDSPVFISLRPNVFAAAQPDSSASPETAKLAVPIQQDEIKARVIETEKAVSETVELSEAEIVVSGGRGLKGPENFHLVRDLARALGAAMGASRAVVDAGWVEHQFQVGQTGKVVSPVLYIACGISGAIQHLAGMSSSKYIVAINKDPDAPIFKIADYGIVGDVFQVLPLLTEEVKKLKSEA